From Theileria orientalis strain Shintoku DNA, chromosome 4, complete genome, the proteins below share one genomic window:
- a CDS encoding BolA-like protein, with protein sequence MMALVEEKIRSALSPSILRLVDKSGGCGASFEAVIVSTMFEGKSLIDRHRLVNAAIAEEMSTIHAFSMKCHTPKEWEEKNKSQ encoded by the coding sequence ATGATGGCACTGGTGGAAGAAAAGATTAGATCAGCCTTATCTCCTTCTATTCTCAGATTAGTCGATAAATCCGGAGGATGTGGAGCCTCCTTTGAAGCGGTAATAGTTTCAACCATGTTTGAGGGGAAAAGCCTGATAGATAGGCACAGGTTAGTCAACGCTGCAATAGCGGAAGAAATGTCGACGATTCACGCTTTTAGCATGAAGTGTCACACACCAAAGGAATGGGAagagaaaaataaatcgcAATAA